A section of the Mesobacillus jeotgali genome encodes:
- a CDS encoding YwaF family protein: MGWFGESNTAYSFNMFSKSHFAILAIFVFVNMVIFIYRKKLNDEKWRKAELMTAFSLILMECFNHYWMYKHAVWKLGRSMPLELCNLGLLLAIGLLLSRKKIFFELLFFIALLGATQAIITPALTYDFPHFRFFHFFYAHVMIIWVTLYFTLAKGFYPTFFSVIKVILFINLLLPAILFINRTADGNYWFLRHKPDSRSFLDLLGPYPWYIFSLESLLITLSLITWLCFRLWLKGEKNTSYSET, encoded by the coding sequence ATGGGGTGGTTCGGTGAGAGCAATACGGCTTACAGTTTTAACATGTTTTCCAAGAGCCATTTTGCTATTTTAGCAATCTTTGTATTCGTAAATATGGTTATATTCATTTATCGGAAGAAGTTAAATGATGAAAAATGGCGGAAAGCAGAGCTCATGACAGCATTCTCGTTAATTTTGATGGAGTGCTTCAATCATTACTGGATGTATAAGCATGCTGTATGGAAACTTGGACGATCGATGCCTTTGGAATTATGCAATTTAGGCCTGCTACTTGCCATCGGTTTGCTATTGAGCAGGAAGAAAATCTTTTTTGAGCTATTATTTTTCATTGCGTTATTAGGGGCAACACAGGCAATCATTACACCAGCTTTAACCTATGATTTTCCTCATTTCCGTTTTTTTCACTTTTTCTATGCCCATGTGATGATTATATGGGTGACTCTATATTTCACGCTGGCCAAGGGTTTTTATCCTACATTCTTTTCTGTCATAAAAGTCATTCTGTTCATCAATCTTCTATTACCTGCAATCCTATTTATCAACAGAACTGCCGATGGCAACTATTGGTTCCTTCGCCACAAACCAGATAGCAGAAGTTTTTTGGATTTACTCGGGCCGTATCCGTGGTATATTTTTTCCCTTGAAAGTTTATTGATCACTTTAAGTTTAATTACATGGCTGTGCTTCCGTCTTTGGCTAAAGGGTGAGAAAAATACTTCGTACTCTGAGACATAA
- a CDS encoding DNA polymerase IV, producing the protein MKELYPKKGRVILHVDMNSFYASVEMAYDSELKGKPLAIAGNPEERRGIIVTCSYEARKFGVKTTMPLWEAKKLCPELIIKKPDFDKYRTASAAMFDILRQYTELVEPVSIDEGYLDITHCADLGAPLEIAGSIQKRILEQLDLPCSIGVAPNKFLAKTASDMKKPMGITVLRKRDIPQVLWPLEAGEMHGVGTKTADKLKTIGIHSIGNLAKANDIQLKALLGINGLRLKDRANGLDNRLVDPESVYDFKSIGNSTTLPRDLSNQHELLKVLDRLSEQVAARMKRKEAVATTLSIMIRFKDRKTITRSQKLENPVSKKDEIASAAKALFLKHWNGDSVRLLGITGTDLLEADKAVKQLDLFSYEQDAKKEPLLNTMSQLREKYGKSIIESAGLQAKKNSHKESSGPGTSFNKDFLQNRRRNEDKDL; encoded by the coding sequence ATGAAAGAGTTGTATCCAAAAAAGGGCAGAGTGATTTTGCATGTTGATATGAACAGCTTCTATGCATCAGTGGAAATGGCCTACGATTCCGAATTAAAGGGTAAACCCCTCGCGATTGCAGGGAACCCTGAGGAGCGGCGCGGAATCATCGTCACATGCAGCTATGAAGCAAGAAAATTCGGTGTAAAGACAACCATGCCACTGTGGGAAGCAAAAAAGCTTTGTCCAGAGTTGATTATAAAAAAACCTGACTTTGACAAGTATCGAACTGCATCTGCAGCAATGTTCGATATTTTGCGGCAATATACCGAGCTGGTCGAACCTGTTTCCATTGATGAAGGGTATCTGGATATTACTCACTGTGCCGATCTCGGTGCACCATTGGAAATAGCCGGGAGCATCCAGAAACGGATACTCGAGCAGCTTGATTTGCCGTGCAGCATTGGTGTGGCCCCTAACAAATTCCTGGCGAAAACAGCTTCTGATATGAAAAAGCCGATGGGAATCACGGTTTTAAGAAAGCGTGACATCCCTCAAGTCCTCTGGCCGTTGGAAGCTGGGGAGATGCATGGAGTAGGAACAAAAACAGCGGACAAACTAAAAACTATCGGCATTCATTCAATTGGCAATTTGGCAAAAGCAAATGATATCCAATTGAAGGCATTGCTGGGCATCAATGGCCTAAGACTCAAAGATAGGGCTAATGGTCTTGACAATCGGCTGGTTGACCCCGAGTCGGTTTATGATTTTAAAAGCATCGGCAATTCGACAACATTGCCGAGAGATCTATCGAATCAGCATGAACTGCTGAAGGTCCTTGATCGTTTATCAGAACAAGTAGCCGCAAGGATGAAGAGGAAGGAAGCTGTTGCCACCACCCTCAGCATAATGATTCGTTTTAAGGACAGGAAAACAATCACCAGAAGCCAAAAGCTCGAGAACCCGGTTTCAAAGAAGGACGAAATTGCTTCCGCTGCAAAGGCCTTATTTTTAAAGCATTGGAACGGGGATTCCGTCAGGCTGCTTGGAATTACCGGTACCGACCTGCTGGAAGCGGACAAGGCAGTGAAGCAGCTCGATTTATTTTCCTACGAACAGGATGCTAAAAAAGAACCGCTACTCAATACGATGAGCCAGCTTAGGGAGAAATACGGTAAAAGTATTATCGAGAGCGCGGGTTTACAGGCGAAAAAGAATTCCCACAAAGAGAGTTCCGGACCGGGGACCAGCTTTAACAAGGACTTTCTCCAGAACCGCAGAAGAAATGAAGATAAAGATCTTTAA
- a CDS encoding histidine phosphatase family protein translates to MKTIYLVRHASAAGQPVDSPLTEHGRKQALALVDFFKHKEIDVIYSSPFKRALETIRPLSNSREIEISEDDRLGERVLSTVNLEDWRDKLKQSFEDFELVFEGGESTSAAMERAKSLIEDLLCSDDDHILLVSHGNMTTLLMRYFNESFGYDCLMEMTNPDVFELVVSNESTILNRIWDDRI, encoded by the coding sequence TTGAAAACAATCTATCTTGTACGTCATGCAAGTGCGGCCGGGCAGCCAGTAGACTCTCCCTTGACCGAACATGGAAGGAAGCAAGCCCTTGCGCTGGTTGACTTCTTCAAACATAAGGAAATAGATGTCATCTATTCAAGTCCCTTTAAAAGAGCACTCGAAACAATCAGGCCTCTATCCAATTCAAGGGAAATTGAAATTTCCGAAGATGACAGACTGGGGGAGAGAGTCCTGAGTACGGTGAATTTAGAAGACTGGCGAGACAAGCTTAAACAAAGCTTTGAAGACTTCGAGCTTGTGTTTGAGGGAGGAGAATCTACTTCAGCGGCCATGGAACGTGCCAAATCACTGATTGAAGATTTATTATGTTCGGACGATGATCATATCCTGCTGGTCAGTCATGGAAACATGACAACCTTACTCATGAGGTATTTCAATGAAAGCTTTGGTTATGACTGCCTGATGGAAATGACTAATCCAGATGTTTTTGAACTCGTTGTATCAAATGAAAGTACCATCCTTAATCGAATATGGGATGACCGAATTTAA
- the gndA gene encoding NADP-dependent phosphogluconate dehydrogenase — protein sequence MSKQQIGVIGLAVMGKNLAMNIESRGYSVSVYNRSKEKTEEMLAETEGKKVVGTYSIEEFVQSLEKPRKILLMVKAGAATDATIEQLKPHLEKGDIIIDGGNTYFADTQRRNKELSELGLHFIGTGVSGGEEGALHGPSIMPGGQKEAYDLVAPIFQDIAAKVNGEACTTYIGPDGAGHYVKMVHNGIEYGDMQLIAESYFILKHVLGLSAEELHEVFAEWNKGELDSYLIEITADIFTKKDDETGKPLVDVILDTAGQKGTGKWTSQSALDLGVPLPIITESVFARFISAMKQERVEASKVLSGPDAKPFDGDRKAFIESIRKALYLSKICSYAQGFAQMRAASEEYDWNLNYGEIAMIFRGGCIIRAQFLQKIKDAYDHNPELKNLLLDPYFKEIAENYQQSLREIISAAVLNGIPVPSFSAALSYFDSYRTETLPANLIQAQRDYFGAHTYQRIDKEGIFHTEWMD from the coding sequence ATGTCAAAACAGCAAATCGGTGTTATTGGTCTCGCTGTCATGGGAAAAAACCTTGCGATGAATATTGAAAGCAGAGGCTATTCGGTATCAGTATATAATCGTTCAAAGGAAAAAACAGAAGAAATGCTGGCGGAAACGGAAGGCAAGAAGGTCGTGGGTACTTATTCGATTGAGGAATTTGTACAATCACTTGAGAAACCAAGAAAAATCCTGCTGATGGTCAAGGCTGGTGCTGCGACTGACGCGACAATCGAGCAATTGAAGCCTCATCTTGAAAAAGGAGATATCATTATTGATGGAGGTAATACATATTTTGCTGATACACAGCGCCGCAACAAGGAATTGAGTGAGCTTGGTCTCCACTTCATCGGCACTGGGGTATCTGGCGGGGAGGAAGGAGCCCTTCATGGACCTTCCATCATGCCTGGCGGGCAAAAAGAAGCATATGACCTGGTTGCACCAATTTTCCAGGATATCGCAGCGAAGGTTAACGGTGAAGCGTGTACAACATACATTGGCCCTGACGGAGCAGGTCATTATGTAAAGATGGTTCACAATGGAATTGAGTATGGTGACATGCAGCTGATTGCAGAGTCTTACTTCATTTTGAAGCATGTTCTTGGATTAAGTGCTGAGGAACTGCATGAAGTTTTTGCTGAATGGAACAAAGGTGAGCTTGATAGCTATTTGATTGAGATTACAGCGGATATATTCACAAAGAAGGACGATGAGACAGGCAAACCACTTGTCGACGTGATTCTTGATACAGCTGGACAAAAAGGCACGGGAAAGTGGACAAGCCAGAGTGCACTGGACCTTGGTGTTCCGCTGCCAATCATTACGGAATCCGTTTTTGCACGATTTATTTCAGCAATGAAACAAGAGCGTGTTGAAGCAAGCAAGGTACTATCAGGACCTGATGCAAAACCCTTTGATGGAGATCGGAAGGCATTCATAGAATCGATTCGCAAGGCATTATATTTAAGCAAGATTTGTTCATATGCACAAGGTTTCGCTCAAATGAGAGCAGCATCTGAAGAATATGACTGGAACCTTAACTATGGAGAAATTGCCATGATTTTCCGAGGCGGCTGCATCATAAGAGCGCAGTTCCTCCAAAAAATCAAGGATGCATATGATCACAACCCGGAATTGAAAAATTTGCTGCTTGATCCTTACTTTAAGGAAATTGCAGAAAACTACCAGCAGTCACTTAGGGAAATCATCTCGGCTGCCGTCCTTAACGGAATCCCTGTCCCAAGCTTCTCGGCTGCACTTTCCTACTTCGACAGCTACCGGACAGAAACATTGCCTGCAAACCTTATCCAGGCGCAAAGAGATTACTTTGGTGCTCACACATACCAGCGTATTGATAAAGAAGGAATCTTCCACACTGAGTGGATGGATTAA
- a CDS encoding chemotaxis protein CheW yields MADSTKTVVFQAGNEEYAFPILFVISIEKMEDMTAIPHMPDYVTGITKVRGDLIPVIDLEKVLYHRDIQADDKTRLIVLETSDISLGVLVRDAKEILEIPEENLKQPGLIGYQNTKFITGIANFEKRMIMVVDPEVLIQSLDGIKEIKDYMKIQKQELHN; encoded by the coding sequence ATGGCTGATAGCACTAAGACGGTTGTATTCCAGGCGGGGAATGAAGAATATGCTTTTCCCATTCTTTTCGTTATTTCAATTGAAAAAATGGAAGATATGACTGCGATTCCGCATATGCCTGACTATGTCACTGGGATCACTAAGGTACGGGGAGACTTGATTCCCGTTATTGATCTGGAAAAGGTCCTCTATCACCGGGATATTCAGGCGGATGATAAGACTAGGCTGATCGTACTTGAAACATCGGACATCTCGTTGGGTGTGCTGGTTAGAGATGCGAAGGAAATCCTTGAGATACCAGAGGAAAATTTAAAACAGCCAGGACTAATCGGATACCAAAATACTAAATTCATCACAGGTATCGCCAATTTCGAAAAGCGAATGATCATGGTCGTTGATCCGGAGGTCCTGATCCAATCCCTTGATGGTATAAAAGAGATTAAGGACTATATGAAAATACAAAAACAGGAATTACATAACTAG
- the zwf gene encoding glucose-6-phosphate dehydrogenase, with protein MIFGATGDLANRKLFPSLYNLFAKGKLDKFAVVGVARRSLTNEEFQLRVKESVTEHGETEANIDEFVSKFYYHSHDVTDSSSYIALGKLAEELDGHYDLKGNRIFYLAMAPEFFGTIAEHLKKDGLTHVSGFKRLVIEKPFGHDLESAKVLNKQIRTAFSEDEIYRIDHYLGKEMVQNIEVIRFANAMFEPLWNNRYISNIQVTSSETLGVEERGRYYEKSGALRDMVQNHMLQMVSLLAMEPPIKLTTDEIRSEKVRVFRALRPIMGEEVNNYFVRGQYDKGMMNDREVPAYRQEEMVNPESNTETFVAGKLMIDNFRWAGVPFYIRTGKRMKAKSTKIVIQFKDIPMDLYYQPEKTVNPNLLVIHIQPEEGITLHLNAKKSGQGTKATPVKLNYANKGIDGLNTPEAYEKLLYDSLRGDATNFTHWDEVALSWSFVDNISEVWENTKEPSFPNYASSSMGPDAADQLLEKDGFFWWPITEIDVEKC; from the coding sequence ATGATTTTCGGAGCTACGGGAGACCTGGCAAACCGAAAATTGTTCCCATCCCTCTATAATTTGTTTGCAAAAGGGAAACTGGACAAATTCGCAGTCGTCGGCGTTGCCCGTCGTTCATTGACAAATGAGGAATTTCAATTGAGAGTAAAAGAATCTGTAACAGAACACGGGGAGACAGAAGCGAATATTGATGAGTTCGTCTCGAAGTTTTATTATCACTCCCATGATGTCACTGATTCAAGCTCATATATTGCTCTTGGCAAGCTTGCGGAAGAGCTGGACGGCCATTACGATCTAAAAGGCAATAGAATTTTTTACCTGGCAATGGCACCGGAATTTTTTGGTACGATTGCGGAGCATTTAAAGAAGGATGGCCTGACTCATGTATCTGGTTTCAAGCGCCTTGTCATCGAGAAGCCGTTCGGACATGACCTTGAGTCAGCAAAAGTTCTGAACAAACAAATCCGCACTGCGTTTTCAGAGGATGAGATTTACAGGATTGACCACTATCTCGGAAAGGAAATGGTCCAAAATATCGAAGTCATCCGTTTTGCGAACGCGATGTTCGAGCCACTCTGGAATAACCGCTACATCTCAAATATCCAGGTCACGTCAAGTGAAACACTGGGAGTGGAGGAACGCGGACGCTATTACGAAAAGAGTGGTGCACTTCGGGATATGGTCCAGAACCATATGCTGCAAATGGTTTCTTTGCTTGCAATGGAGCCGCCTATCAAACTGACCACAGATGAGATTCGTTCTGAAAAAGTTAGAGTCTTCCGCGCACTTCGCCCAATCATGGGAGAGGAAGTAAATAATTACTTTGTCCGCGGCCAATATGATAAAGGCATGATGAATGATAGAGAAGTTCCAGCCTATCGTCAGGAGGAAATGGTCAACCCTGAATCCAATACAGAAACATTCGTAGCCGGCAAGCTGATGATTGATAACTTCCGCTGGGCTGGAGTTCCTTTCTATATCCGGACAGGAAAAAGAATGAAAGCTAAATCAACAAAAATTGTGATCCAATTCAAAGATATTCCAATGGACCTGTATTACCAGCCAGAAAAGACGGTAAATCCAAATTTGCTTGTGATCCATATCCAGCCTGAGGAAGGAATCACACTCCATTTAAATGCCAAGAAGTCCGGACAGGGTACAAAAGCTACACCTGTAAAACTTAATTATGCGAACAAAGGCATTGACGGTCTGAACACGCCGGAAGCGTATGAGAAGCTGTTGTATGATTCATTACGCGGCGACGCCACAAACTTCACCCATTGGGATGAAGTCGCCTTATCATGGAGCTTCGTCGATAACATTTCTGAAGTCTGGGAAAACACGAAGGAACCTTCCTTCCCGAACTATGCATCAAGTTCCATGGGCCCTGATGCAGCAGATCAGCTGCTCGAAAAAGACGGATTTTTCTGGTGGCCTATTACCGAAATCGATGTTGAAAAATGCTAA
- a CDS encoding zinc ribbon domain-containing protein: MNEKGCMKCGSRDAGQKDVAMTGTGLSKMFDIQNNQFTVVYCKRCGYSEFYNKDASAGSNILDFFFGG; the protein is encoded by the coding sequence ATGAATGAAAAAGGCTGTATGAAATGCGGCAGCAGAGATGCTGGACAGAAGGATGTCGCAATGACCGGGACGGGATTGTCCAAGATGTTTGATATCCAGAATAATCAATTCACCGTTGTATATTGCAAAAGGTGTGGATACTCGGAGTTCTATAACAAGGATGCATCTGCTGGTTCCAATATCCTTGATTTCTTTTTTGGAGGCTGA
- the rnz gene encoding ribonuclease Z, translated as MDVFFLGTGAGVPAKLRNVTSIALKLLEERGAVWLFDCGEATQHQILHTSIKPRRIEKIFITHLHGDHIYGLPGLLSSRSFQGGDSLVTVYGPPGIKEYIDVSLKISKSYLKYPIEIIEHEGGVIFEDDQFTVEAMLLEHGIPSFGYRIREKDRPGILLAEKLKAAGVKPGPDYRKIKNGEEVILDNGKIIDPAEFVGPPQKGRIITILGDTRYCENAQLLAKNADLLVHEATFSAGEEALAHEYFHSTTLQAAETALRAQVKKLCITHISSRYDRNDWLQLEAEARTVFANTEVSEDFKEINIPLEHD; from the coding sequence ATGGATGTTTTTTTTCTGGGTACAGGCGCGGGTGTTCCCGCCAAGCTGAGGAATGTGACTTCAATTGCATTGAAATTGCTGGAAGAGCGCGGAGCTGTGTGGCTGTTCGACTGTGGTGAAGCAACCCAGCACCAGATTTTACATACAAGCATAAAGCCGCGGAGGATTGAAAAAATTTTCATCACCCATCTTCACGGCGATCATATCTATGGTTTACCGGGTTTGCTGTCCAGCCGCTCGTTCCAGGGCGGGGATTCACTGGTTACAGTATACGGTCCCCCGGGAATAAAAGAATATATTGATGTGTCCCTGAAAATAAGCAAATCGTATTTGAAATATCCTATTGAGATTATCGAGCATGAAGGAGGGGTCATATTTGAAGACGATCAGTTCACTGTCGAAGCAATGCTGCTGGAGCATGGAATTCCTTCTTTTGGTTATAGAATCAGGGAAAAAGACCGTCCCGGGATCCTCCTTGCTGAAAAGCTTAAGGCAGCAGGGGTAAAACCAGGACCCGATTACAGGAAAATCAAGAATGGTGAAGAGGTTATATTGGATAACGGGAAGATAATAGACCCTGCCGAATTTGTCGGTCCGCCGCAAAAAGGAAGAATTATTACGATCCTAGGTGACACAAGATACTGCGAAAATGCTCAGCTGCTTGCCAAGAATGCTGATTTGCTCGTCCATGAAGCAACTTTTTCAGCAGGTGAAGAGGCACTGGCTCATGAGTATTTCCATTCGACTACACTGCAGGCAGCAGAAACAGCCTTGCGTGCTCAGGTGAAAAAGCTGTGCATCACTCATATTAGTTCCAGATATGACCGCAATGACTGGCTGCAGCTTGAAGCAGAAGCAAGAACTGTTTTTGCTAATACCGAGGTATCTGAGGATTTCAAGGAAATCAACATTCCGTTAGAACATGACTGA
- a CDS encoding alpha/beta hydrolase, which produces MSDRYPVLEGAEPFYFEGSRVGILVSHGFTGSTQSMRPLGEAYAEEGYTVCGPRLKGHGTHYEDMEQSTYQDWIASIEEGFQWLKERCDTIFVTGLSMGGTLTLYMAEKYPEIRGIVLINAAIEIPAMEPVLQLEGTRFLDAIGSDIKKTGVTELAYEKTPVKSVKEILTFMKDVKKDLPKVSCPALIFVSDEDHVVPPDNSQTIYGLISSEIKEIQDLKESYHVATLDNDQKTIIEETLKFIKRIL; this is translated from the coding sequence ATGTCAGATCGCTATCCAGTTCTTGAGGGAGCTGAACCTTTCTATTTTGAAGGAAGTCGAGTGGGCATCCTTGTATCGCATGGATTTACAGGCTCAACACAGAGCATGAGGCCCCTTGGTGAGGCTTATGCTGAAGAAGGATACACTGTTTGCGGGCCACGCCTGAAAGGGCACGGGACACATTATGAAGATATGGAACAATCCACATATCAAGATTGGATTGCTTCGATTGAAGAAGGGTTTCAATGGTTAAAGGAAAGATGCGACACCATTTTCGTGACAGGTCTGTCAATGGGTGGGACGCTTACCTTGTATATGGCTGAAAAATATCCAGAAATCCGGGGAATTGTCCTGATCAATGCAGCAATTGAAATCCCAGCAATGGAGCCTGTCCTCCAACTGGAAGGAACCAGATTTCTAGATGCAATTGGGTCTGACATCAAAAAAACAGGAGTAACTGAACTAGCTTATGAAAAAACGCCTGTCAAATCCGTTAAGGAAATTTTAACTTTCATGAAGGATGTAAAAAAGGACCTTCCAAAAGTCTCTTGTCCAGCCTTGATTTTTGTTTCAGATGAAGACCACGTAGTGCCGCCAGATAATTCTCAGACCATTTATGGTCTTATCAGCTCGGAAATAAAAGAAATACAAGACTTAAAAGAAAGTTACCATGTTGCAACACTCGACAACGACCAGAAAACCATCATAGAAGAAACACTGAAGTTTATCAAACGGATTCTTTAG
- a CDS encoding methyl-accepting chemotaxis protein — MQHWSIGRKYANVFAVIMVIFLGSFIYLSSVLSNLQGAIDLAEEKSDYAIMISDMGASFRQKYIIITDYITEPKPELLTLYKKETKQFNESAEKLKANVKTEEAQTLFDSIVNTDKHMDKIWSDEILKTVEQFKQNGEQVDIFTQISLANKAETIRDMNIEKLNQLQTTILDDRSKIMSETHSSIASMIRNTFIIIIIAFIISSVAMYFVSRNISKNLKDVVAYCKRLAAGDLNVKALHAKSKDEVGQIIEAMNQLSGNLKSSISSILASSDQVNAMSRNLKLNAEATTEANNEITTSIMQVATASDEQVKISERTNEAVDNVSSQLVEVTGSLKETLHTTSSTKEKIEQGKRYAFNVTEQMNEINGKVAELAHVIHSLKNNSQEIHRIIEIITDISNQTNLLALNAAIEAARAGEHGKGFGVVAQEVRKLAEQSAGAADSIRAILEQTGKETNQAVNVMDESQTTLQKGNKLVQKVASVFTDIAQSIEEVSSKGNTVSNAVMNANEKMEFMAQSATEVITASSKSAQFLEQVAATTEEQNATMQELLESSSKLSSMAEDLRKSFSSFKL, encoded by the coding sequence ATGCAGCATTGGTCCATTGGCAGGAAGTATGCAAACGTTTTCGCAGTTATCATGGTTATTTTTCTGGGAAGTTTCATTTATTTGTCCAGTGTTCTAAGCAATCTTCAAGGCGCGATCGATTTAGCTGAGGAAAAAAGTGATTACGCTATCATGATAAGTGATATGGGGGCCTCTTTTCGCCAGAAATATATCATTATTACTGACTATATAACCGAGCCAAAACCAGAACTTCTTACACTTTACAAAAAAGAAACAAAACAATTCAATGAGTCAGCTGAAAAACTTAAAGCAAATGTAAAAACAGAAGAAGCGCAAACATTATTTGATTCCATCGTCAATACAGATAAGCATATGGACAAAATCTGGTCAGATGAGATATTAAAAACTGTTGAGCAATTCAAACAAAACGGAGAACAGGTTGATATATTCACCCAAATCAGTCTGGCAAACAAAGCAGAAACAATCCGGGATATGAATATTGAAAAGTTAAATCAGCTCCAGACGACGATACTGGATGACAGGAGCAAAATCATGAGTGAAACCCATTCCTCCATTGCATCCATGATCCGTAACACTTTCATTATTATCATCATCGCCTTCATCATTTCTTCAGTGGCGATGTACTTTGTCTCACGCAACATCAGCAAAAACCTCAAGGACGTGGTCGCTTACTGCAAAAGGCTTGCAGCCGGGGATTTGAATGTAAAGGCATTGCATGCGAAGAGCAAGGACGAAGTGGGGCAGATCATTGAGGCAATGAATCAATTATCTGGAAACCTTAAATCGTCTATTTCCAGCATTCTCGCTTCCTCTGATCAGGTTAATGCCATGTCCAGAAATCTGAAGCTAAATGCTGAGGCGACAACAGAAGCAAACAATGAAATCACGACGTCGATCATGCAGGTTGCTACTGCCTCTGATGAGCAGGTAAAGATTTCAGAACGTACCAATGAAGCAGTCGATAATGTATCCTCTCAATTGGTTGAAGTCACTGGATCGCTAAAAGAAACACTTCATACCACATCAAGTACAAAGGAAAAAATAGAACAAGGTAAACGGTATGCATTCAATGTCACAGAACAGATGAATGAAATCAATGGAAAGGTAGCTGAACTAGCCCATGTTATCCATTCCCTGAAAAATAACTCTCAGGAAATTCATCGAATCATTGAAATCATCACGGATATCTCTAATCAAACCAATTTACTTGCACTTAATGCAGCTATTGAAGCGGCAAGAGCAGGTGAGCATGGAAAAGGCTTCGGTGTCGTCGCCCAGGAAGTCCGCAAACTTGCGGAACAATCAGCGGGAGCGGCAGACAGCATTCGGGCAATTCTTGAACAAACCGGTAAAGAAACGAACCAGGCAGTAAATGTCATGGATGAAAGTCAAACAACCTTACAAAAAGGGAATAAGCTGGTCCAGAAAGTGGCTTCAGTCTTCACGGATATAGCTCAATCGATTGAAGAAGTTAGCTCGAAAGGAAACACTGTTAGCAATGCTGTCATGAATGCAAATGAAAAGATGGAATTCATGGCGCAGTCTGCCACCGAGGTAATTACCGCTTCTTCCAAGTCCGCGCAATTCCTCGAGCAGGTAGCAGCCACAACAGAGGAACAAAACGCAACAATGCAGGAACTGTTGGAATCATCCAGCAAATTATCTAGCATGGCAGAAGACCTGAGGAAATCATTTTCCAGCTTCAAATTATAA
- a CDS encoding DUF3291 domain-containing protein — MFISVTRLHLKGKRKLPSFFFHTIKSTFQSKRAEGLKFSSFNKEGWDTYWTLTVWETKEHMKVFRNNGNHLKAMKISRNMADKLELINWEADAIPTWNECKDRLHKKYDRIE; from the coding sequence ATGTTTATTTCAGTTACTAGGTTGCATTTAAAAGGGAAGCGAAAGTTACCTAGCTTTTTTTTTCATACAATTAAATCAACTTTTCAGTCGAAAAGAGCAGAAGGATTAAAATTTTCTTCTTTTAATAAAGAAGGATGGGACACATACTGGACTCTGACAGTATGGGAAACGAAGGAACATATGAAGGTCTTTCGAAATAATGGTAATCATTTAAAAGCAATGAAAATATCACGAAATATGGCAGATAAATTAGAATTAATTAATTGGGAAGCAGACGCTATTCCTACTTGGAATGAGTGTAAAGACCGATTACATAAGAAGTATGACAGAATTGAGTAA